One segment of Danio aesculapii chromosome 3, fDanAes4.1, whole genome shotgun sequence DNA contains the following:
- the LOC130220665 gene encoding zinc finger protein 501-like: MEETHRHEKMSEKTDSLKRKDKKKFTCTQCGISLAKKHGLEYHMRIHNGERPFTCTQCGMTFRHSSNLSRHMMIHTGEKPYTCSQCGEIFRHSSSLSKHMLIHTGEKRHKCDQCCKTFLMASGLRRHLGVHTKEKPYSCTVCGKSFTRQNHLGIHQKIHTGVREYMCFKCVKTFRTAEQLKAHERTHTGEKPYICSHCNKRFAYSGALKRHERMHAAEKPYKCSHCDKRFSFSENLKRHERVHTGEKPYKCSHCDKRFGGFGNLKSHERVHTGEKPYKCSHCDKRFSFSENLKRHVKIHTREKPCNLGGEKVTT, translated from the coding sequence ATGGAGGAGACACACCGTCATGAGAAAATGAGTGAAAAAACTGACTCACTGAAGAGAAAAGACAAGAAAAagttcacctgcactcagtgtggaataAGTCTGGCAAAGAAACATGGTCTCGAGTATCACATGAGGATTCACAATGGAGAGAgaccattcacatgtactcagtgtgggatgACTTTCAGACACTCATCAAACCTTAGTagacacatgatgatccacactggagagaaaccatacacatgtTCTCAGTGTGGGGAGATTTTCAGACACTCATCATCCCTTAGTAAACACAtgttgatccacactggagagaaaagaCACAAATGTGATCAGTGCTGCAAAACATTTTTGATGGCATCAGGGCTGAGGAGACACCTTGGggttcatacaaaggagaagccttattcatgcactgtgtgtggaaagagcttcacacGTCAAAATCATTTAGGAAttcatcagaagatccacaccggTGTGAGGGAGTACATGTGCTTTAAGTGTGTGAAAACCTTTCGTACGGCTGAACAATTGAAAGCACATGAgagaactcacactggagagaaaccttacatttgttcacactgcaacaagaGATTTGCTTATTCAGGAGCTCTGAAAAGACATGAGAGGATGCACGCTgcagagaaaccgtacaagtgttcacactgtgacaaaaGATTCAGCTTTTCAGAAAATCTGAAAAGACATGAGAGGgttcacacaggagagaaaccttataagtgttcacactgtgacaagagattcGGTGGTTTCGGAAACCTGAAAAGCCATGAAAgggttcacactggagaaaaaccttacaagtgttcacactgcgacaagagattcagtttttCAGAAAATCTGAAAAGACACGTGAAGATTCACACTAGAGAGAAACCTTGTAACCTTGGGGGTGAAAAAGTCACCACATAA